In [Leptolyngbya] sp. PCC 7376, a genomic segment contains:
- a CDS encoding YbhB/YbcL family Raf kinase inhibitor-like protein produces MRNSLIAIGFGLVTSITSPAIAQEFTLTSTSISEGEQLSNDFVFQGFGCEGGNESPQLSWSDAPEGTKSFAITAYDPDAPTGSGWWHWNVVNIPASVSSLDQNASAEQILPMAALEIKNDFGVTEFGGACPPPGEVHRYIFTVYALGTEQLELPENPSNALVGFMTRANMLDSASITAVYNR; encoded by the coding sequence ATGCGCAACTCCCTCATCGCAATTGGATTTGGCCTCGTGACCAGCATCACATCTCCGGCGATCGCCCAAGAATTCACATTAACTAGTACCTCCATTTCCGAAGGCGAACAATTATCAAACGACTTTGTTTTTCAAGGCTTCGGCTGCGAAGGTGGCAACGAATCTCCCCAATTGTCTTGGTCTGACGCACCAGAAGGAACAAAAAGTTTTGCCATCACTGCCTATGACCCCGATGCTCCGACTGGCTCTGGTTGGTGGCACTGGAATGTAGTGAATATTCCCGCTTCTGTTAGCTCTCTCGATCAAAATGCCAGTGCAGAGCAGATATTGCCAATGGCAGCCCTCGAAATCAAAAATGATTTTGGAGTGACGGAATTTGGCGGGGCTTGCCCGCCTCCTGGTGAAGTCCATCGCTATATTTTTACGGTTTATGCCCTCGGCACAGAGCAATTAGAACTCCCAGAAAATCCCAGTAATGCCCTCGTCGGTTTTATGACTCGCGCGAATATGCTAGATAGCGCAAGCATTACAGCCGTTTACAATCGCTAA
- a CDS encoding AraC family transcriptional regulator, with protein MSEANPLSDVSVFTITQATAATFTDLYFQYTLLLFVRVGSKKVLCPINGELIGNADDVIVFPPGAIVTLENRPVLNAGYQAVGICFPHQMIKAIFADQQSRTKPVGIQILQNISDQALDILDKVQTILNDQNLPQPIREHRLLEPLIWLKYHGIHLSPQEEEEPLMRVRKLIQTNLSHPWRSPEIAAHFSISESTMRRWLSKSGLGFAKTLHNTRLEHGLALLQTTDTPISAIALNCGFNTPSHFSDSFKQRFGIKPSEIRKVED; from the coding sequence ATGTCGGAAGCTAATCCCCTCTCGGATGTATCCGTCTTCACCATCACCCAAGCAACCGCCGCAACTTTTACAGACCTGTATTTCCAGTACACATTGCTCTTGTTTGTTCGGGTTGGCAGCAAAAAAGTTTTGTGCCCCATTAATGGCGAGTTGATTGGTAATGCAGATGATGTAATCGTTTTTCCGCCGGGAGCTATTGTTACTCTCGAAAATCGTCCGGTACTCAATGCTGGTTATCAAGCTGTGGGTATTTGCTTTCCACATCAGATGATTAAGGCAATTTTTGCGGATCAACAATCAAGAACAAAGCCTGTTGGCATCCAGATTTTGCAGAATATCTCAGACCAAGCCCTAGATATTTTGGACAAAGTTCAGACCATTCTTAATGATCAAAATCTGCCGCAACCGATTCGAGAACACCGCCTGTTAGAACCTTTGATTTGGCTGAAGTATCACGGCATTCACCTTTCACCTCAGGAAGAAGAGGAACCTTTAATGAGAGTCAGAAAACTGATTCAAACAAATTTAAGTCACCCTTGGCGATCGCCTGAAATTGCAGCTCATTTTTCTATTAGCGAATCCACCATGCGGCGTTGGCTATCAAAATCTGGTCTAGGTTTTGCCAAAACCCTCCACAATACAAGGCTTGAACATGGTCTGGCTCTTTTGCAAACTACCGATACTCCCATCTCGGCGATCGCCTTGAATTGCGGTTTTAATACGCCTTCCCACTTCTCTGATTCATTTAAACAAAGGTTTGGCATCAAGCCTAGTGAAATCCGCAAAGTAGAAGATTGA